AAATATGGCGAATATGACATAGATTTAACTCCTCCATGGGAAAGAATAGGATTGGTCAGTTCGATTGAAAAATTCACAGGCATTGCAGGAGAAGAATTTAAAACCATTGAATCTGCCTCCAGAGCTGCAAAAAGGCTTGGAATAAAATTTAATGAAAAAGCCCCAAAGGGAAAGATTATCCTTACAGTTTTTGAGGAGCTTGTTCAGCCCAAGCTGATTAATCCGGTTTTCATCTATGACTTTCCCCTTGATATATCTCCCCTTTCAAGGAAAAAAGATGATAACCCTGAACTTGTGGAAAGGTTTGAGCTTTATGTTGCTGGAATAGAGGTTGCAAACGCATTCAGCGAGCTGAATGACCCGCAGGACCAGAGGGAGCGTTTCATAAGACAGATGGATGAAAGAGCTTCAGGGAACCAGGAGGCGCATATGATGGATGAAGACTATCTGAAAGCGCTTGAACAGGGAATGCCTCCCACCGCAGGAGAAGGAATCGGGATTGACCGCCTGATAATGCTTCTCACAAATTCAAACTCGATAAAAGATGTAATACTCTTCCCTCAAATGAGAAAAGAAAGTTAGAGCTTTTATGGCTTTTGAACTGTTCATTGGGCTCAGATATTTAAAGGCAAAGCGAAAAAATAATTTCATCTCCCTGATAACTTTTCTTTCCATAGGTGGCGTTACCCTGGGAGTCATGACTCTTATAATTGTGATTTCTGTCATCAATGGTTTTGAAGAAAAGATGAAGGAAAAGATTCTTGGAGTCAACTCCCATATAGTCATTTTAAAACAGAACCGTGAAGGTACAATAAAAGAGTATAGAAGCATCATTGACTTATTGAAAAATTATAAAAGAATCGAAAAGGTAAATCCCTTTGTCTATTCTCAGGCAATGCTCTCTTCAAGAGGGAAAACATCAGGAGTTTTTTTAAGAGGGGTCACAGCCTCCTATATAAGCCAGATAAAAGACTTTGCAAAAATAGAAAGAGTCTCCTTCTCACTGCCCTTTAATAAAGATATAATTCCCCTTAGTCCCCCTTTATCAAAGGGGGATTCAGGGGAATTTGATGGCATAATCATTGGCAAGGAACTGGCTTCAAAACTTAATGTGAAGTTAAACGATTTTCTTACAATGATAACCCCGCATCGAAGAGGAAGCCTTCAGAACTCCCTTGCAGGGTTTAAAAGATTTAAAATCGTTGGAATATTTGATTCAGGAATGTATGAATATGATTTGAACCTTGCCTACATCTCTCTTGAAAATGCACAGAGCATTCTCGGGATTAATGATTCAGTTTCAGGGATTGAAATAAAAACTGATGACCCTTACTCTTGCGATGAAATTGTCCGCAATGTCCGCTCAAGGCTGAAATTCCCGTATCTGGTCAGGGACTGGAAAGAAATGAACAGGAATCTTTTTACAGCTCTCTGGATACAGAAAATAATTCTCTTCATAATCATAATGCTCATCATCGTAGTGGCTGCATTTAACATAATAAGCACTCTGATAATGATGGTTATTGAAAAGACAAAAGAGATTTCTATTTTAAGGTCAATTGGGGCTACAAGGAACAATATACGAAAATTATTCATCATTCAGGGCGCAGTGATTGGAATTGCGGGAACCCTTCTCGGTGATATTGGCGGTTATATTGCGTGCATGGTTTTAAAAAAATACCAGTTTATCAAAATAGACTATACAATCTATTACATAAAAACCCTTCCGGTGATAATGGACCCGGCAACATTTTTAATTATTTCAGCATATTCGCTGGCAATATGCTTCCTGTTTACCTTTTTCCCTGCATGGCAGGCATCAAGGCTTAACATAGTTGAAGGACTGAGGTATGAATGAATAAGTTAACAGTCGTCGGTGAATAGTGAATAGTAAAAATGGATACTATTCATTGTTCACTATTAACTATAAGTGAACGACATAAGTAACATCCCATACGATAGGGATTGAGATATGTCTACTTATTTATGACGTTAACTATAAATACTATATACTATTCACTATTCACTAACTTATGTACGAATTTTTCATAGCAACAAGATATCTTAAAGGCAAAAGAAGAAAAAAATTTGTCTCAACTATAACGATTATCTCAGTAGCAGGAATTGCTGTCGGGGTTATGGCTCTGATAATTGTTATTTCAGTTATGAACGGATTTGAAAACGATTTGAGAGAAAAAATTCTTGCAGCAAAACCCCACATAATAATTATGAAAAAAGATGAAAGCCCAATTTATGGCTATCAGAAAATAACAGACAATTTGCAGGAAGCTGCAGGGGTCATTTCATCATCAGCAGTCATAAAGGGACAGGTTATGCTCGCCTCAGGCTCCAGTTCCCTTGGAGCAGAAGTGACTGGGATAGATATAGACAACAAACTCCATCATAAAAAACTCATAGAAACAATTAAAACGGGAAGCTATGATTATTTGAAAAAGTCTGCTCCCACAACAGACAATCAGATTACAAAAAAAGAAAAACATTATATTATTCTTGGTAAAGAACTTGCTTCTGCGCTTAATATTTTCCAGGGAGATAGCATAAAAATGATTTCACCGATTGGCAGAGCTACCCCTGTTGGAATGATTCCAATAATTAAAGAGTTTTATCTTGGAGCAGTATTTGAATCCGGAATGTATGAACACGATTCAGCATCTGCATATATAAATTTTGATGACGGAGATAATTTTTTCCAGATGAAAGGCAGGGCATCAGCAATTGAAGTAAAAGTTGCAGATATCTTCAAAGCCAATGAAATGGCTTCAGATATTAGAAAAAAACTCGGCGATTCTTATGATGTAAGGGACTGGATGGAAATGAACAAACATCTTTTTTCAGCTCTCAAACTTGAGAAAACAGCAATGTTTGCCATTCTTCTTCTGATAATACTGGTCGCGGTTTTCAACATAGCAAGCACGCTCATCATGATTGTAATGGAAAAGGCAAGAGAAATTGCAATATTAAGGTCAGTTGGCGCAACAAGAAATGAAATAATGAAAATATTCATGATAGAGGGAGTAATTACAGGACTTGTAGGAACATCTCTTGGAGTAATTGCAGGAGTAACTCTTTCGTTGCTGCTTGCAAAATATCAGTTTGTCAAACTGGACGAAACAATTTTTTATATCACCAGAATCCCTGTTTTAATGGATACTCTTACTGTTATTCTGATTGCTGTTTCATCAATAGTTTTAAGTTTTCTTTCCACAATTTATCCCTCCTGGTTTGCATCAAGACTCAATCCTGTTGAATCACTAAGGTATGAGTAGTAAGGTTTTAAACCTTTAACTGCCTGCTGAAAACTGATAGTGGACATCTTATTTGGAATACATTGATAAATAGCATCTCACTTTTTTCGTTGACAAAAGTAATTCTATTGATAACTCTCAATCCGCTTCTTTGTTTATCAACACTTTGGCTTTAATTTAGGCAATCCATTTTTAAAAATTGCGTAGGGCTATAATATCCTTTTAGTCTTATTCTGAGAAGGGTATATTTTAATGCATGCAAGAGCATTTGGTTTTATTCTTGTTTTTTTAATTTTTCTTCCAGCTATTTCTTCATCTGAGCTTGCACTGACTTCTAATAATGCTAATCACTATGCTCCCAAGTGGTCTCCTTCAGGAGATTTCATATTTTATCAAAGACCTGATGCTTACAATAATCTCCATTTATACAAAATTCTAAGTTCAGGTGGTTCAGAAATTCCTTTAGGTACAGAACCATGGATTAGCTACTATGACCCACAAATTTCTCCAGATGGAACAAAGATAGTCTATTCTCGACAGGGTAATGACGAAATCTATAGGAGAAAGGGGGGCGTTGTTTTTAAAGAACACGTTCAATTTCTTCGGGGTTGTGAAAAGAGATACTCGCTTGCTCATGCCAGAACAAGCGGGATTAGATGCTTCCGGAACTCTTTGCTTGTTTTAATTGCTTGAGATTTAGGGCAGGGATATTATAAATATTGTTAAGGCTATCCAAAATGTGGGAACTAAAAATGAAAAGTGATAGTATTCAACAACGTCCCCTATTTACCTTACTCGGCAGTTAGCACTGACATTTTCATTAGGCTATCACAGGCTCTCATAAAACTATTGAAATCCTAATAGCAATTTGATATTATGGTAAACGCTAAAAGCAAATAGGCGTAGGGCAAGGTTTTAGCCCTGCTATAAGCAACCCTGAAGGGTTGCCCTACGGAAACATGTCAACTTATTTATGCCGTTCACTATAGTAACTTGGGGTGAATAATGCCAGATGAAGAAAAACTAAGGCTGGGTGAGATACTTATAAAAGAGGGTATCCTCACAGAAGAACAGCTTGCAGAAGTCATAAAATTCCAGAAGGGAAAAGATTCCTATACTCCTCTTGGTGAAATCTGTGTGGCATCTGGATATCTTTCAAGGCACGAGTTAAAAGCTCTCCTTAAGAAATATCGTAAGAATATGAGGATAGGCGAGACCTTTTTGGCCCTAGGCATTATAAATGAAAATCAGTTAAAGGAGGTTTTAGCTCACCAGAAAGAAAAGAAGATAAGGTTAGGGGAGCTCATGGTTAAGAGGGGCATGATTACTGAGGAGCACCTGATAGAAGCTTTGAGCAACCATCTGGATATCCCAAGAATTATCCCTGACCCGAGCCTTATAGACAGAAGTTTGCTTACCGGATTAAACAAGAAATTTTTAATGGCAAACCATATGATTCCTATTTATAAAGATGATAATAACGAGGTAACAGTTATCTTCGCTGATCCATTAGCAGGGGATATCATAAAAAATTTAGAGGCTCATTTTAAATGTAAGGTTTTACCTGCAATTGCCTTGAAGGAGGATATAGAATATGCTTTTAAGCCCTTATTTATGGAAGTTGAGCTAGGGAAAATAGATCTTTCTGAAAAACTCTTTTCAGAACAGGCAAAAGAACTGGCCCTTATCATAAAGGATATGAATCTCTACTCTGATGCTGACAGGACCGTCCAGGTAATCAATTACATAATAACTGAAGCAGTAAAACACGGGGCATCTGATATTCATATTGAACCTCAATCATCAAAAGTGCGGGTGCGATTTAGGATTGATGGAATCCTTCATAATAAAACAGATCTCCCTGTAGGCTTGGGTCCTTACATTTCCTCAAGGATTAAAGCATTATGTGGGCTTGATATTGCAGAGCACAGACGCCATCAAGATGGGAGGGTTGAGGCAAAAGTACTTGGGAAACCTGTGGATCTGCGAATCTCAACCTATGCCTCACTCTTTGGAGAAAATGTAGTAATAAGAATCCTTCAGAGACAGACTCATCTAATGGATCTTGAAAAATTAGGTTTTTCTCCTTTGAACATGACAAAATATGAGAAAATTTTAAATTACCCAACAGGCATAATTTTGGTAACTGGTCCAACAGGCTCTGGTAAGACTACAACTCTTTATGCATCCCTTAATTATTTAAACAGCAAGGAAAAGATGATAATAACTGTTGAAGACCCAGTAGAATATACCATAGATGGAGTGGTTCAAGGAAAGATGGATTTGAAGCTCGGCCTTACTTACAGCGATTTTTTAAAGTCCATAATGCGACAGGATCCAGATGTAATAATGGTAGGAGAGATAAGGGATGCAGATGCTGCTGCGGCAACGATACAAGCTGCTCTTACCGGGCATAAAATATTCTCCTCTTTTCATACTGATGACTCTACAGGAGCCCTCTTGCGACTCATGGATATGGGAATAGATACTTTCTTGATCTCATCAACAATAGTATCAGTTGTTGCCCAGAGACTTGTGAGGGTAATCTGTAATGAATGCAAGAAAGAGTATGTGCCAGAGAGGAATTTACTTACTACATTTCAGATAGACCCTGATGAGGCAGCAAATTTTAAATTTTACAAGGGCAAGGGATGTAAGGCTTGCAATAATACTGGCTATAGTGGAAGGACAGCAATCCATGAGCTACTCCTAGTAAACGATGCTGTAAGGAATGCCATATTGGCAAAAAAGACCTCATCAGAGATCAGGCTAATCGCAAATAAGGAATCAGAGCTTGTTTCTATGCGAGATGATGGTATCTATAAATCAGTAAAAGGGATAACGAATTTTGAGGAAATCTTAAGAGTGGTCTTTACTAATGAAAGCGATCAGTACAGGGGAAGATCAATTGCTGAAATCTGTGATATTTGTAAGATGGTAAAGGGAATAGAAAAAAGTGATCAAGTTAAGATTGTCACAGAGATTTCATTTAAAGAAGAAAAGGTAGAACCTCCAAAACAGATTTCTATACCAACTCCTTTTACGGAACCGATTGATGTTAAAATCCTCGAAACTGATCCGTCAACCCTTCCAGTGGTGGAAATTTTGAGAGTGAGACTAAAGGCTTCTGAGGCTCAGAATGAGATAGACAAGATTGCATCGATATTTAATGAGTATGTTTCCGCTAGTAAGATCTTCGGCAACACCACAGAGGAGATGGTAATAGAGGATTTTATAGAATATATTATCTTTACAATTGCAAGGTCAAGGATCCGTCTAAATGTAGAATTTGTTGAGATTGTGGTGAGGACTAGGAAAGACGGGATAAAGCTCTATCTTGAGACTATATCCCAGAAACCTGCAAAAAATGCACTGATGATGCAGTCAATGCCAGTAAACTATGAAAGGCTTGTTGAGGAACTGGATTTTAAGAAGTATCTGAGGAGTAAAAAGTAAAATAAAAGGGAATGTTGGTGCAGAGAGTGCCTGACATTATTCGGTGTGACAACTTCCTGCGTTAACAGAATAGCCTCTTCAGGAGGAGTGGATAAATCCTGCGATGAAATATTAAAGGAACTTATAAAATGAATGCACTCTCTGCGCCAATGTCCCCTATTTGCACAAACAACCAGGGACCATTAAAAAATAACAAAAAATGAAACCGAATTTTTTAATATATTTCTCAGGAACAGCAATAACCCTTGCCCTGATTTCCTATTCCTATGCAGTGTGGGGAGAGCAGATAACAAAAAAGCTAAAAGGCATCTTTATTGCAGCCTTTCTTATAGGATTCACATTAGACCTCATTGGAACAGGCGGCATGTTTTTAAACACTACAGGCAGAGTATCGCCCATACACGGAATCCTCGGAATATCAGCCTTGATAGTAATGGGTATTCACGCCATCTGGGCTACATCAGTCTGGCTTAGGGAAAACAAAGAAGCAGCAAAGTATTTTCACCGCTACAGCAAGTTTGCTTATATCCTCTGGCTCCTCGCCTTTTTTTCAGGACCATTGCTGAATAGAATAATATAGTTTATCTCTTAAAATTCTATTAACACCAATTGTTAAAAAAACTATTCCTACTTCTTTTAAATAATATTGACAAGATATCTAACCATTGCTAAAAATAATTCCTATAAGTCTCATTTAAATAAAAATTATTTAAAACATCTTCCTTTAGTAACAATGATATGTTAGCAGAAAAAAAAATAAGCAAATTAACAATTTCCTTGATTCTACTTTTCTTAATCTCACTTCTTACTATTTTCATAAAAGATGCCCGTACTGATTTTAAGAAATCCATTAACCCCGTCAAAGTAAATACAGATTTCAAAATATCCCCGGACAATGTCATTGTTAAGATAGGAAAGAAGAAAAAGTTCCGTATTAAAGGAACAGGAAGCCGTAAGCTTATTCAAAGCGGTGAAACTCTGGTATGGTGTGTGAATGGCATTGAGCGTGGAAATGATATTTATGGAGTTATTGACGGAAAAGGTCTGTACAAAGCCCCTTCCAAAATCCCTAGTCCGAATTCAGTAACAATTTCTGTTAATGGGATTAATGGAAATTACAACATTGAGCCAGCCCATGCAAGAATCTTTCCTAAAAAAGTAAGGTGGGGCAGATTTTATCTTAAGGCAAAGTGGGTACACAAAAACAGCAAGGTTACAGCCCTGCAGGATGAAATCCCCCAAGATGTAAAATGGGTGCAGGGAAAGGCTTCTGATACCTCTGGTAATAATTTTGGAGATTTCACGGCTGATCCTGTTGATGTTGCAAAAAGGGAGATTACTTTTTCTGATGTCCTCCTTGACGGAATCTATACCATCACCCTTGAGGGTCTTGACGCATCACAGAAAAATGTTCTCTACAGGGGGACAATAAAGGATGTCGAGGCTGTGCCTCTTGATCAAAAGCCCCAACCAGTAACAATATATATGAAAGCTGTTGACAGCGAAGTTGGAGTAATAATTTCACCTGAAACAGCGAGTTTAGAAAGCGGGCTGTCCCAGCAGTTTTCAGCAACTGTCACAGGAGCCTTTATTACTTTAGTTGCATGGTCAATTGTTGATGATAATGATTCCAAAGGGACAATCAGCAGTAAT
The Candidatus Schekmanbacteria bacterium RIFCSPLOWO2_02_FULL_38_14 DNA segment above includes these coding regions:
- a CDS encoding TIGR03987 family protein produces the protein MKPNFLIYFSGTAITLALISYSYAVWGEQITKKLKGIFIAAFLIGFTLDLIGTGGMFLNTTGRVSPIHGILGISALIVMGIHAIWATSVWLRENKEAAKYFHRYSKFAYILWLLAFFSGPLLNRII